One genomic window of Hydra vulgaris chromosome 03, alternate assembly HydraT2T_AEP includes the following:
- the LOC136078106 gene encoding uncharacterized protein LOC136078106, translating to MQTPRKYGKWKVENLKKAVEAIKQGEISLNEAAYEFCIPKATLSRHINEKNKVAVANVKFHGRLTTLPNEIETELADHCLLLESMYFGLRIDDLRRLAFDIAEANNITHNFNKQTRMAGKKWYYAFMQRHPQLSLRGPESTSIARAQGFNKERVQSFFNLLSKLYMEEKLTPDRLYNMDETSLSTVQDGQIKIISARGKKRVGIMTSSERGNSVTAVVCVSAAGFYVPPMLIYKRKRMKPEITIGAPPGTVFSTQEKGWMSNEGFLDWLNHFIKVVKPLKQSKVLLILDGHVTHSKNLAAIYLARNAGVRMVSLPPHTTHRLQPLDVAFFGPLGTYYDEAMRKWMRSHISQPVTTWQVAELFGHAYSQAASLRIAMKGFQASGLWPLDINVFTDSDFTASSFTDVGPSNNLQSSESIDGMTKLSTDKSSEKKLKCHVSVSTLSLLPVVSLEVKNKKRRSRTIQAADLTSSPYRRALEITPRNQKHTLNQIASKQIKKSTKKKLTLNPIIAKLLQKPQESKVALDSITMDQMKLSTSNKITIATTAHHISPLPSQVQKLQEKKTYELRKKD from the coding sequence atgCAAACACCACGAAAATATGGAAAATGGAAAgtagaaaacttgaaaaaggCTGTTGAAGCAATAAAACAAGGAGAAATCAGCTTAAATGAAGCCGCTTATGAATTTTGTATTCCAAAAGCAACTTTGTCAAGgcatataaatgaaaaaaacaaagttgctGTTGCAAATGTGAAATTTCATGGTCGACTTACCACCTTACCTAATGAAATTGAAACAGAACTAGCTGATCACTGTTTATTATTAGAATCAATGTACTTTGGATTAAGGATTGATGATCTTCGTCGTCTAGCATTTGATATTGCGGAAGCTAACAACATCACacataattttaacaaacaaacacgAATGGCAGGAAAAAAGTGGTATTATGCATTTATGCAAAGGCACCCACAACTGTCGCTTCGTGGGCCTGAATCAACATCAATTGCACGTGCACAAGGTTTTAATAAAGAGCGAGTGCaatctttctttaatttactttcaaaGTTATACATGGAAGAAAAGTTAACTCCAGACAGACTTTATAATATGGATGAAACTAGTTTATCAACAGTACAAGATGGtcagataaaaattattagtgcAAGGGGCAAAAAACGAGTTGGAATTATGACTAGTAGTGAACGAGGAAATTCAGTAACAGCTGTAGTTTGTGTATCTGCAGCAGGATTTTATGTTCCAccaatgttaatatataaacgCAAAAGAATGAAGCCAGAAATAACAATTGGTGCACCTCCAGGAACTGTATTTAGTACTCAAGAGAAAGGATGGATGTCAAATGAAGGTTTTTTAGATTGGCTCAATCATTTCATTAAAGTTGTTAAACctttaaaacaatcaaaagttTTGTTGATACTTGATGGTCATGTTacacattcaaaaaatttggcAGCGATATATCTAGCACGAAATGCTGGAGTGCGTATGGTATCACTACCTCCCCATACTACACACAGACTGCAACCATTAGACGTTGCGTTCTTTGGACCACTTGGTACATACTATGATGAAGCTATGCGAAAATGGATGCGGTCACATATATCACAACCAGTAACAACTTGGCAAGTTGCAGAATTATTTGGTCACGCATATAGTCAGGCAGCATCATTGAGAATTGCTATGAAAGGATTTCAGGCTAGTGGGTTGTGGCCTTTGGACATAAATGTATTCACTGATTCTGATTTTACAGCCTCTTCATTTACTGATGTTGGTCCTTCAAACAATCTTCAGTCATCTGAAAGTATAGATGGGATGACAAAACTATCTACAGATAaatcaagtgaaaaaaaattaaaatgtcatgTTTCAGTTTCAACTTTGTCTCTTTTGCCAGTGGTTTCACTtgaagtaaaaaacaaaaaaagaagatcACGAACAATTCAGGCGGCTGATCTTACAAGCTCCCCATATAGACGTGCTCTAGAAATTACACCAAGAAATCAAAAGCACACACTAAATCAAATAGCTtccaaacaaattaaaaaatctacaaaaaaaaagctcaCACTAAATCCAATAATTGCCAAACTATTGCAAAAACCACAGGAAAGCAAAGTAGCACTTGACTCAATCACCATGGACCAAATGAAATTGAGCACATCAAATAAAATCACCATCGCCACCACAGCACACCACATATCACCACTACCATCCCAAGTGCAGAAGCTGCAAGAAAAAAAGACTTATGAATTGCGAAAAAAGgattaa